The following are encoded together in the Vicia villosa cultivar HV-30 ecotype Madison, WI unplaced genomic scaffold, Vvil1.0 ctg.000089F_1_1, whole genome shotgun sequence genome:
- the LOC131623891 gene encoding geraniol 8-hydroxylase-like, which translates to MEFLLSSMILLFLLPFTLYFLLSKCTKIIIKLPPGPTPLPFIGNLHQLGKKPHKSLAKLAQIHGPLMSLKLGQVTTIVVSSPNIAKEVLQTHDHILSNRTVPGAVKVHDHDKYNMAFLPIAPLWRELRKICNNELFSNKTLDESKGMRLQKLEDCLNDINQSSLVKKAVNIEDLVFKTSINLLSNTIFSVDLVQSSDSVGDFKELILNILKECGKPNIADLFPALNIFNFDLQGIKRRNAVYAQKVFDIFQRLIDQRVKLREVQGFDTKSDMLSNLLDIAEDNSQEMNKAKIPHLSLTLFIAGTDTISSTLEWAMSELVKNEKIMTKAKQELEQVIGKGKPVEETDIANLPYLQAIIKETFRLHPAVPFLVPRKADANVEIGGYTIPKDAQIWVNVWAIGRNSSVWENENLFSPERFLESKIDAIGHNFELLPFGAGRRICPGISLATKMLPLMLGSFINCFNWKLEDGMKTEDMNMEDKFGLSLEKSQPLRVVPEKVCN; encoded by the exons ATGGAGTTTTTACTAAGTTCTATGATCCTCCTATTTCTATTACCATTCACTCTCTATTTTCTACTTTCTAAATGCACTAAAATCATTATCAAACTTCCACCAGGACCTACTCCTCTTCCTTTTATAGGAAATCTCCATCAATTAGGTAAAAAGCCACACAAATCCTTAGCCAAATTAGCTCAAATTCATGGTCCACTCATGAGTCTAAAGTTAGGTCAAGTAACAACCATAGTTGTCTCTTCACCCAATATAGCCAAAGAAGTACTCCAAACACATGATCATATCTTATCCAACAGAACCGTTCCCGGTGCTGTAAAAGTTCATGACCACGACAAATACAACATGGCGTTCTTACCAATTGCACCTCTTTGGAGAGAGTTAAGAAAAATTTGCAATAATGAATTATTCTCTAATAAAACACTTGATGAGAGTAAGGGAATGAGGCTTCAGAAACTGGAAGATTGTCTCAATGATATTAATCAAAGTAGTCTTGTTAAAAAAGCTGTTAATATTGAAGATTTGGTTTTCAAGACATCAATTAATTTGTTGTCAAACACTATTTTCTCTGTAGACTTGGTTCAATCATCTGATTCAGTCGGAGATTTCAAGGagctaattttaaatatattgaaaGAGTGTGGAAAACCAAACATTGCTGATCTTTTTCCTGcgttaaatatttttaactttgaTCTACAAGGTATTAAACGACGCAACGCTGTTTATGCTCAGAAGGTCTTTGATATCTTCCAGCGTTTAATTGATCAAAGAGTGAAGCTGAGGGAAGTGCAAGGTTTTGACACAAAAAGTGACATGTTAAGTAACTTGCTCGACATTGCTGAAGACAACAGCCAAGAGATGAACAAGGCCAAAATCCCACATTTATCTCTG ACTTTATTTATTGCTGGTACGGATACAATTTCATCTACTCTAGAATGGGCAATGTCAGAATTGGTTAAAAATGAAAAGATTATGACAAAAGCAAAACAAGAGTTGGAACAAGTCATTGGCAAAGGAAAACCGGTTGAAGAAACAGATATTGCTAATCTTCCTTATTTACAAGCAATAATAAAAGAGACATTTCGATTACACCCTGCGGTACCATTTTTAGTCCCTCGAAAAGCTGATGCAAATGTGGAAATTGGTGGCTACACAATTCCAAAAGATGCACAAATTTGGGTGAATGTGTGGGctattggtagaaattcaagtgTATGGGAAAATGAAAATTTGTTTTCACCAGAGAGATTCTTAGAATCTAAAATTGATGCTATAGGTCACAATTTCGAGCTTTTACCATTTGGTGCGGGAAGAAGAATTTGTCCTGGTATATCATTAGCTACAAAGATGTTACCTTTGATGTTGGGTTCATTTATCAATTGTTTTAACTGGAAATTAGAAGATGGAATGAAAACAGAAGATATGAATATGGAGGATAAGTTTGGACTATCATTAGAAAAGTCTCAGCCGCTAAGAGTTGTTCCAGAAAAAGTATGCAACTAG